One segment of Ascidiaceihabitans donghaensis DNA contains the following:
- a CDS encoding metallophosphoesterase family protein: MIKLTLALTAFGLMASQASAQFKGNIYAGWVQYTGDGTAQARVVINTDPANPAGTKCPDIRHGNTKTPMTLRSGFAPLGFEGVRVCVAPVDSTMVGMFVPPALRLPTPSTDPQKIAVLGDTGCRVAYGIVQNCTGDGQGKAWDYEAVADRAAQDAPDLFIHVGDMHYRETGTCDEGCHQSNIGFSWASWKADFFDPSATVFQTAPLIPVRGNHEDCTRAWKGWFYLLDPNPIEATSWPASCPGKNGAPLDAGGNDWSYTLPYPVTFDSFQVIVMDTARIDNDYGSRPDQGAVDQYKVEFSAIELIAEQAAVPSWLVTHRPFWAIASYGSEAAPKASPTDQTLQVALAQSVQKALPSQIKLTMAGHIHLAQQLSFSDGRPSQFVFGNSGTKRDPELGTGGVLHSNAKRALGRLGANTNDFFWSYHFSYGLITPGSGVWDVSFHDAAGQKMHSTSVAQ, translated from the coding sequence ATGATAAAACTGACACTCGCATTAACAGCATTTGGCCTGATGGCCAGCCAAGCCAGCGCTCAGTTCAAGGGCAATATCTACGCAGGGTGGGTGCAATACACCGGCGACGGTACCGCGCAGGCACGGGTGGTTATCAACACCGATCCTGCCAATCCTGCAGGCACAAAATGCCCCGATATCCGGCATGGCAACACCAAAACTCCCATGACGTTGCGCAGCGGCTTTGCGCCTTTGGGCTTTGAAGGGGTCCGCGTCTGCGTGGCTCCTGTAGACAGCACGATGGTGGGGATGTTTGTGCCCCCCGCCTTGCGTTTGCCGACCCCTTCAACGGATCCGCAAAAGATTGCTGTTCTGGGCGATACGGGGTGCCGCGTGGCTTATGGCATTGTGCAAAATTGCACTGGCGACGGGCAGGGCAAGGCATGGGACTATGAGGCGGTGGCTGATCGCGCGGCGCAGGATGCCCCTGATTTGTTCATTCATGTAGGTGATATGCACTACCGTGAAACAGGCACATGCGATGAAGGCTGCCACCAGTCCAACATCGGGTTTTCATGGGCCAGCTGGAAAGCGGATTTCTTTGACCCCTCAGCCACCGTGTTCCAGACAGCCCCCCTGATCCCTGTGCGTGGCAACCACGAGGACTGCACGCGGGCTTGGAAAGGCTGGTTCTATCTGCTTGATCCCAATCCGATCGAAGCCACCAGTTGGCCCGCATCCTGCCCCGGCAAGAACGGAGCCCCTTTGGATGCCGGCGGCAACGACTGGAGCTACACATTACCGTACCCTGTCACATTCGACAGTTTCCAAGTGATCGTGATGGACACCGCCCGCATCGACAATGACTACGGATCGCGCCCTGATCAAGGGGCTGTGGATCAGTACAAGGTCGAGTTTTCGGCCATTGAACTGATTGCAGAGCAGGCCGCTGTGCCTTCATGGTTGGTGACGCATCGTCCGTTTTGGGCGATTGCCAGCTACGGGTCAGAGGCTGCGCCCAAAGCCTCACCCACAGATCAGACCTTGCAAGTGGCATTGGCGCAATCGGTACAAAAGGCGCTGCCATCCCAAATCAAACTGACCATGGCCGGTCATATCCATCTGGCGCAACAGCTTAGCTTTTCAGATGGTCGCCCATCGCAATTTGTCTTCGGTAATTCCGGCACCAAACGCGATCCTGAATTGGGCACAGGTGGTGTGCTGCACAGCAATGCAAAGCGGGCTTTGGGACGCCTTGGGGCCAATACCAATGATTTTTTCTGGTCTTATCATTTCAGCTACGGGTTGATCACGCCGGGCAGTGGTGTGTGGGATGTGTCATTTCATGATGCAGCGGGCCAAAAGATGCACAGCACCAGCGTCGCGCAATAG
- a CDS encoding CoA-acylating methylmalonate-semialdehyde dehydrogenase, protein MQELTHYINGAHVKGTSGRFADVMNPATGEVQAKCPLASSAEMDEAVKHAQAAQPAWAATNPQRRARVMMKFVGLLNDNMDKLAEALSREHGKTLPDAAGDVQRGLEVVEYCIGAPELLKGDYTDSAGPGIDMYSMRQALGVTAGITPFNFPAMIPMWMFAPAIACGNAFILKPSERDPSVPLMLAELMEEAGLPKGILQVVNGDKEAVDAILHHEVIQSVGFVGSTPIAEYIYSTGCANGKRVQCFGGAKNHMIIMPDADMDQAADALIGAGYGAAGERCMAISVAVPVGDETADRLIEKLVPRIESLKVGPYTSGNDVDYGPVVTAAAKANIERLVQTGVDQGAELVVDGRDFKLQGYEDGFFVGPHLFDKATKDMDIYKHEIFGPVLTCVRAQSYEEAIGLAMDHEYGNGTAIFTRDGDAARDFANRINVGMVGINVPIPVPLAYHTFGGWKKSVFGDLNQHGPDAFKFYTRTKTVTARWPSGIKEGGEFSIPVME, encoded by the coding sequence ATGCAAGAGCTGACCCACTACATCAACGGCGCCCACGTCAAAGGCACGTCAGGCCGCTTTGCCGACGTCATGAACCCCGCCACAGGCGAAGTGCAGGCAAAATGCCCGCTGGCATCTTCAGCTGAAATGGACGAGGCCGTGAAACATGCGCAAGCAGCACAGCCTGCTTGGGCAGCAACCAACCCGCAACGTCGTGCTCGCGTCATGATGAAGTTTGTGGGCTTGCTCAATGACAACATGGACAAGCTGGCCGAGGCCCTGTCCCGCGAGCACGGCAAAACCCTGCCCGACGCCGCCGGTGACGTGCAGCGCGGCCTTGAGGTTGTGGAATATTGCATCGGGGCGCCCGAGTTGCTCAAAGGCGATTACACCGACAGCGCAGGCCCCGGCATCGACATGTATTCCATGCGCCAAGCTTTGGGTGTGACTGCGGGCATCACGCCGTTCAACTTCCCTGCCATGATCCCGATGTGGATGTTCGCACCGGCCATCGCATGTGGAAACGCCTTTATCCTGAAACCCTCCGAGCGCGACCCGTCTGTGCCATTGATGCTGGCGGAGCTGATGGAAGAAGCGGGACTGCCAAAAGGCATCCTGCAAGTCGTCAACGGCGACAAAGAAGCCGTGGACGCGATCCTGCACCACGAAGTCATCCAGTCGGTGGGCTTTGTCGGATCGACCCCGATTGCGGAATACATCTATTCCACAGGCTGTGCGAACGGCAAACGCGTGCAGTGCTTTGGCGGCGCGAAAAACCACATGATCATCATGCCCGACGCGGATATGGATCAGGCCGCAGATGCTTTGATCGGCGCGGGCTATGGTGCTGCGGGCGAACGCTGCATGGCGATTTCCGTAGCGGTTCCTGTGGGCGATGAAACGGCAGATCGCTTGATCGAAAAGCTGGTACCGCGCATCGAAAGCCTCAAGGTCGGCCCATACACATCCGGCAACGACGTGGACTACGGCCCGGTTGTCACGGCAGCGGCCAAAGCCAACATCGAACGCCTTGTGCAAACCGGCGTGGATCAAGGCGCCGAACTGGTGGTCGACGGGCGCGACTTCAAATTGCAAGGCTATGAGGACGGCTTCTTTGTGGGACCGCATTTGTTCGACAAAGCCACCAAGGACATGGACATCTACAAGCACGAAATCTTCGGGCCAGTGCTGACCTGTGTACGCGCACAAAGCTACGAAGAAGCCATCGGCTTGGCGATGGACCACGAATACGGCAACGGCACGGCGATCTTCACACGCGACGGCGATGCGGCGCGTGACTTTGCCAACCGGATCAATGTGGGCATGGTCGGCATCAACGTGCCAATCCCTGTGCCGCTGGCGTATCACACGTTTGGCGGTTGGAAAAAATCCGTCTTTGGTGATCTGAACCAGCACGGGCCGGATGCGTTCAAGTTCTACACACGCACCAAGACCGTGACAGCGCGTTGGCCATCGGGCATCAAAGAAGGCGGAGAATTTTCTATCCCTGTTATGGAATAA
- a CDS encoding LysR family transcriptional regulator, translated as MQANWDDVRLFLSVAREGGLSAAGKILRLDPATLGRRMTRLEDTTGTALFVKSPQGYALTEAGTQLLARAEAAETAMRAATASLPTGSESLTGQIRIGAPDGCANYVLPQVCARLSARHPDLDIQIVALPRVFNLSRREADLAIGVSAPTAGRLTVQKITDYKLHLAAAEDYLQASATIRMPQDLKSHKIVGYIPDMIFDRELDYLAHIGVARVPLASNSVSVQLNLLRHGGGVGVVHDFALPAAPNLVRILTDKISLTRAFYMIRHEADRKNTKLTQLADDLSAGLRQEVAHLEATLT; from the coding sequence ATGCAAGCCAATTGGGACGATGTCCGTTTATTTTTAAGTGTTGCACGCGAAGGGGGGCTGTCGGCGGCGGGCAAAATACTGCGGCTTGATCCTGCAACTTTGGGGCGGCGGATGACACGTCTGGAAGACACCACAGGCACGGCGTTGTTTGTAAAGTCGCCGCAAGGGTATGCGCTGACAGAGGCAGGAACGCAGCTTTTGGCCCGTGCCGAGGCTGCTGAGACGGCTATGCGCGCGGCAACGGCCAGTTTGCCAACCGGCAGTGAAAGCCTGACGGGCCAAATCCGTATCGGTGCGCCGGATGGTTGTGCGAACTATGTTTTGCCGCAAGTCTGTGCGCGGCTCAGTGCCCGTCATCCCGATCTGGACATTCAGATTGTTGCTTTGCCGCGTGTTTTCAATCTGTCGCGGCGCGAAGCGGATTTGGCGATCGGGGTCAGTGCGCCAACAGCGGGGCGCCTGACTGTGCAAAAGATCACGGACTACAAACTGCATCTGGCGGCTGCCGAGGACTATTTGCAGGCAAGTGCCACGATCCGGATGCCTCAGGATCTGAAATCTCATAAGATTGTGGGGTACATCCCCGACATGATTTTTGACCGCGAACTGGACTATCTGGCCCACATTGGTGTGGCGCGGGTGCCCTTGGCGTCCAATTCTGTGTCTGTGCAATTGAACCTGCTTCGCCATGGTGGCGGGGTTGGCGTGGTGCATGATTTTGCCTTGCCAGCGGCCCCTAATTTGGTGCGTATCCTCACCGACAAAATCAGCCTGACACGCGCGTTTTACATGATCCGCCACGAAGCGGACCGAAAGAATACTAAACTGACACAGCTGGCTGATGATCTAAGCGCCGGGTTGCGCCAAGAGGTGGCGCATCTGGAAGCAACCTTGACTTGA
- a CDS encoding CBS domain-containing protein: MLVQQILKSKSDDAVVTVAPGTLVSDAAKVLAERRIGTVVVSKDGQSMAGILSERDIVREIGKRGASCLSDKVDSYMTTKLITCGRNESADKVLEMMTEGRFRHMPVVEDGALVGLITIGDVVKARLTELAMEKDALQGMIMGH, translated from the coding sequence ATGCTGGTACAGCAGATTCTCAAATCCAAATCCGACGACGCGGTGGTGACCGTGGCGCCCGGCACACTTGTGTCGGATGCCGCAAAGGTACTGGCAGAGCGGCGCATCGGGACGGTTGTGGTGTCCAAGGACGGGCAAAGCATGGCGGGCATTTTGTCCGAACGCGACATTGTGCGCGAAATCGGCAAGCGCGGGGCCTCTTGCCTGAGCGACAAAGTAGACAGCTATATGACAACAAAACTGATCACCTGCGGGCGCAATGAAAGTGCGGACAAGGTGCTTGAAATGATGACCGAAGGGCGGTTTCGCCACATGCCAGTGGTCGAAGATGGCGCGTTGGTTGGCCTGATCACAATCGGCGATGTGGTCAAAGCGCGGCTGACAGAATTGGCAATGGAAAAGGATGCGCTGCAGGGAATGATTATGGGGCATTGA
- the coaD gene encoding pantetheine-phosphate adenylyltransferase, translated as MRVGLYPGTFDPITLGHIDIIRRASALVDKLVIGVAINRDKGPLFSLEERVAMIEAECAKLSEQTGTQIVAHPFENLLIDCARDVGAQMIIRGLRAVADFEYEYQMVGMNRVLDDSIETVFLMAEAKHQAIASKLVKEIARLGGDVTKFVPPLVNKELTKRLG; from the coding sequence ATGCGCGTTGGACTATATCCGGGAACTTTTGATCCCATCACTTTGGGTCATATCGACATCATCCGGCGGGCCAGTGCGCTTGTGGACAAGCTGGTGATTGGCGTTGCGATCAATCGCGACAAGGGCCCGCTGTTTAGTCTGGAAGAGCGTGTGGCGATGATCGAAGCGGAATGCGCCAAGCTGTCCGAACAAACCGGAACCCAGATTGTGGCCCACCCGTTTGAAAACCTGTTGATTGATTGCGCCCGCGACGTGGGCGCACAAATGATCATACGCGGTCTGCGCGCCGTAGCCGATTTTGAATACGAATATCAAATGGTTGGCATGAACCGCGTGCTGGATGACAGCATCGAGACTGTGTTTTTGATGGCCGAAGCCAAACATCAGGCCATCGCGTCGAAGCTGGTCAAAGAAATCGCGCGGCTTGGCGGCGATGTGACCAAGTTTGTCCCGCCTTTGGTGAATAAAGAGCTGACGAAGCGTTTGGGATAA